GTTTACATTAAAGAATCACGGGATCCCTTATGAGTATTGCCGACTTTATGTCAACCGGGCTGATCACTTTATCTATGGACGATGACCTGGGCAAAGCCAAAACAATCTTCGACCAGCACAAGATCCACCATATCCTGGTCACGGACGATAAAGAGCTGGTGGGCATCTTTACTGACCGGGATCTCTATAAACACCTGAGCCCTGCCATAGGCACCTATAAAGAAACCCATAAAGATACCGCCTATCTGCAGAAAAAGATCCACCTGATCATGAGCCGGGACCTGATCACCTGTGACGCCAGCCTGCCTTTAAATGAAGCTGTTGTGCTTTTTTATGATAACCACATCTCCTGCCTGCCGGTAGTGGACAAGCATCACCGGCCGGTAGGCATTATCACCTGGCGGGATATCATCAAAATACTGGCGCAACAGCACAAAAAAAGAAGTGAATAGCAAGCCAGCGGATTTATCTTTACCCTGTGCAATTATACGGCTCACTTAACCTGAGTAATGAGTGATAAAAACGCTCCTAACCCCGATGATGTTGTATAACCCCCCATGTATATTTAACAGCAAACTACTTCAGGGACATGTCAAGATAGCGATTAATAAACTGGTTAGTCTGTTTTTGGGGCGTAAGTTTATCTATCGTCTCCAGCGCCTTTACGCTCTTGCTGAGTCCGACCCTGTCATCCAGGGGTAACTGGCTAAAAGAATCAGATTGAACCACTTCTGACAAGGTAGCAATGGCATGGCTAATGGACTGCTGGAAATCATCCGCTTTTTTCGCCTGCTCGACGTCGGAGAGAATATTCAGCGCAGAGCTCAGGGCCTTATTCATCTCGATTTCCGTCTTGCTTGGCTCGTCATTGGAATCTTCCTTTTTTTGCTCTTTGGCGTCTGCACTGTTAAAGCGGTGCTGGAAGTTTTCGATAAAGTCAGCCAGGGAAGCGGTGAGCGTCTCGGCCTGGACTTCCCCGGACTCTTCGGTTGCCGACGGTTTAGTTAAATGGGAGTAGTCGGCTTTCGAAATCAGACCATACTCGTAGGCCCGCTCCACCAGTTTGTCGATATCAACTGAGCTCAGCACCCCCTTGTTAAAAAATTCCGTACTGATGGCATTAACCTTCTCAGCCCGGGAAGACAAAAACAGGTTTTTACCGGCAGGCGCAACACTTTCCTTTACCACCCCGGCAGAAGAAGCGTTTTCCTTTAAGGAAACTTCGGCGGAGGAAGCACTTTCTTCTGAAGTGCTCACCGTATCAGGGCGGTTGTTAGTTATCTGCGCAGTATAAGCGTTTATGCTGGTTAACATAGCGGTCCGTGTTACAAGTTATTGACGATTCTTATATATAAAATGAACTAGCAAGTAACGAACCAAAATGAATAACACGGCCGGGATTTCCGTTTCAAAAGCAAAAACGCCTACACAGTTCCGCAAACTTATGTCCCCGTCGACAAAAAACACCGGCTTACCCCAAACACATTTGCTTGCCCTGCCCCTTTAACTTAAAATGTCGGCAAACAATTTCCCAAAAATAAAAGGTTTTTTTCATGGCATTGCCGGACAAATTTATCTATTCGATGCACCGCGTCAGCAAGGTGGTTCCACCGAAACGCACCATACTCAAAGACATTTCCCTATCCTTTTTTCCCGGCGCTAAAATTGGCGTATTAGGCCTAAACGGCGCCGGTAAATCCACCCTGCTGCGCATTATGGCCGGGGTAGATACCGAGTTTGAAGGGGAAGCCAAGGCCCTGGCCGGCACCAACATAGGTTACCTGCCGCAGGAACCGCAACTTGATGAAGAAAAAAATGTCCGGGAAGTGGTGGAAGAAGCCGTTTCAGAAGTCAAAAATGCCATTAAGCGCCTGGATGAAGTTTATGCCGCTTATGCCGAGCCGGACGCCGACTTCGATGCCCTGGCCAAAGAGCAGGGTGAGCTGGAAGATATCATCAACAGCCAGGACGGCCATAATATAGATAATGCCCTGGAGCGGGCTGCCGATGCCCTGCGCTTACCCGCCTGGGAACAAAAAATCGCCAACCTCAGCGGGGGGGAGCGCCGCCGGGTAGCCCTGTGCCGGTTATTGCTGCAAAAGCCGGATATGCTGCTGCTGGACGAACCCACTAACCACCTGGACGCCGAGTCTGTGGCCTGGTTGGAGCGCTTCTTACATGACTATACCGGCACTGTGGTAGCCATTACCCATGACAGGTATTTCCTGGATAATGTCGCCGGTTGGATCCTCGAACTCGATCGCGGTCACGGCATCCCGTGGGAAGGCAACTACTCTTCCTGGCTGGAACAAAAAGATCAGCGGCTGCAGCAGGAAAGCAAGGCCGAAAGTGCCCTGCAAAAAACCATTAAGCAGGAGCTGGAATGGGTACGCTCAAACCCCAAAGCCCGCCAGGCAAAAAACAAGGCGCGTATGGCGCGCTTTGAAGAGCTTAACAGCCAGGAACACCAAAAACGTAACGAAACCAATGAGCTTTATATTCCACCCGGACCACGCCTGGGTGACAAGGTCTTGGATGTCAACAACTTAACGAAATCTTTCGGCGACCGTGTGTTGATCGATGATTTAAGCTTTAGCGTCCCCAAAGGCGCCATAGTCGGCATTATCGGAGCAAACGGCGCCGGTAAGTCCACCCTGTTTAAGATGCTTTCCGGCGCAGAGCAGGCAGACTCGGGACAGGTTGAACTCGGGGAAACCGTAAAATTGGCCAGTGTCGACCAGTTCCGTGACGATATGGACGGCGCGAAAACCGTATACCAGGAAATTTCCGAAGGTCATGACATTATCGAGATCGGCAATTACCAGATCCCTAGCCGCGCCTATGTCAGCCGCTTTAATTTCAAAGGCAACGACCAGCAGAAATTTATCAAAGACCTGTCCGGCGGTGAGCGCAACCGGGTACACCTGGCCAAGCTGGTAAAAACCGGCGGCAACCTGTTGCTGCTGGATGAGCCCACCAACGACCTTGACGTGGAAACCCTCAGGGCACTGGAAGAAGCCTTACTGGACTTCCCCGGCTGCGCCATGGTTATTTCCCATGACCGCTGGTTCCTCGACCGTATCGCTACCCACATCCTGGATTACCGCGATGAAGGCCAGGTCAACTTCTTTGAAGGCAACTTTACCGACTACGATGAGTGGCTGAAAAAAACCTTAGGTCCGGCGGCGGTTGAACCCCACAGGATCAAGTATAAAAAAATTGGTTAATTCACCTTTAGGGTTAACAGGCGAATAGCTTGTTTTATCACAATAAATAAGAGAACAAAGGCATTGAATCGAAAAGATTTAGTGCCTTTTTTTTAAACTAGAGCTATGCTAAAGACACCTAGTGATAATTTAACGAGTTTCGATGGAAAACAGACGCCAGTTTACCCGAATACTATTTTCAATTAAGGCAGAATTAGCCGTTGAGAATCACACATTTCCCGTTTCGATTCATGACATATCCCTTAACGGGGCCCTGGTCACCACACCGGATTGCGACCACTCCCTGGTTAATAAACTGGGTACCTTAAACTTTACCCTGGGAGACGGGGAGTCAGAAGTGACCATGCATATTGCCGTTGTCCACCAGCATGATGATGAAACCGGACTGCAATGCAATGCCATAGATATTGACAGCATTACCCATTTGCGCCGCCTGGTAGAGTTAAACCTGGGGGATGAAGCTCAACTGAATAAAGAACTTTCCCAGCTCAGCCGCTATAAGCCGGAAAGCTGATAACAACCTTGTCTGTGCCCTTAGCCGGCCCGTGTTTTCATCCAAAGGCAGTTAACAAAGTTTCCATAATTATTAATACAGCATTTTCATAACCGAACAAACAAAAGGAATGTAGCATGAACTACATAGTGATTTCATTTATCGGCCCGGACCGCCCGGGGTTAGTAGACAAACTTTCCAATATCATTAACCATCACCAGGGCAACTGGCAAACCAGTAGTATGCACCACCTGTCCGGCTTTTTTGCCGGCGTGCTTGAAGTCGCCGTCGCCGAAGAAAACCACCAGGCATTGATCAATGCCCTGAACGATATCCCTGAGCTGAAAACCCAGATAGAAACAGGCCATGCGGCTGCGGCCTCGGAGCAGGCAGATATAGTGCTGGAGCTGACCGCCAATGACAGGGAAGGCATTATTCAGGAAATCACTTCGGTTATTCACCGCCAGGGCGGCAACCTGTTAAAGCTGGTGAGCAGCCAGAGCCCCGCCGCCCATACCGGGCAAACCATGTTTAAGGCCAAAACCCAGATCAGCGTTAATCAGGATGCAATTGATGAACTGATCAGCGCACTGGAAAATATTGCCGATGATTTGATGGTGGATATTTCCCGCTAACAGACGAACCAGGATATTGTTTTTCATATGCATACGGCAATATCCTGAACATGGTCACTCCAGTTCATCCCTGAACCCGTGACATACCGTTCGTCCTGAACATAAAAAAAGCCTGAAAAGTCAGGCTTTTTTTATTAATCAACTTGTTTTATTCAGGCGGTTGCCAAATTAAATCAAGCCCAGCTTTTTAAATTCTTTTGTTACCACTTTAGCCGGCAGAGGAATGTAACCGTCTTTCTCTACGATTTTCTGACCGGATTTTGACAGGATCATTTTCAGGAATTCCGCTTCCATCGGAGATAACGGCTTGTTCGGGTGCTTGTTAACATAAACGTACAGGTAACGGGATAACGGGTATTTACCTGAAATAGCATTGTCCATGCTGGCTTCTACATAGTTATCGCCTTTTTTCGATAGAGGCAGGGCACGTACGCCGGAAGTTTTATAACCTATGCCTGAGTAACCGATACCGTTTAAAGAAGCCGATACCGACTGTACCACTGAAGCAGAACCCGGCTGCTCGTTCACCGTGTTTTTGAAGTCACCTTTACACAGGGCTTTTTTCTTGAAGTAACCGTAAGTACCGGATACTGAGTTACGGCCGTATAACTGCACGTCTTTACCTGTCCAGGCACCGTTTAAGCCCAGGTCACCCCAGCGATCAACATCTTCACTGGCGCCACATTTGCGGTTGCTGGAAAAAATTGCATCCACCTGGTCGATACGTAAGCCTTCGATTGGGTTGTCTTTGTGAACAAATACCGCTAAGGCATCGATCGCTACCCTTACCGCAGTCGGCTTATAACCATAACGTTTTTCAAACGCTTCAATCTCACGAGACTTCATCTTACGGCTCATAGGACCGATATTAGAAGTTGCTTCCGTTAATGCCGGTGGCGCAGTAGAAGAACCCGCTGCCTGGATTTGTACATTTACATTAGGGTAAGTACGCTTAAACTCTTCCGCCCAGAAGGTCATCATATTGGCCAAAGTATCTGAACCAACAGAAGACAGGTTACCGGAAACACCACTTACTTTTTGATATTTAGGTAGGTTTTCATCAACCGCTAAGGTTGAAAAACTCATCATACCTGCCAAACCCAAAACACCTAATACACGTTTAAAAGCCATTTTTTTCTCCAAAAGAGCTCAATTAATTTTTTTGCTTACTATATGAAGCTAATATGACAATTATATTGATGCAATGTGACACTTATATGACAGCGTAAAACTATTTTTAATTAGGGGCAGCTGGCACTTGCTGAATTTTTCCTGCTAGGGCAAATATCCCCTGATGTAGAGGCTCATGCCTGTTATGGCGTAACAAACAAGATAAGCGGCTTCACTCACATCTTTATGGCCACGGCATAGCTCTGTATATCGCCGCTCTTTCACGTCCGTGTGATCACAACATACTTCACTTCCTGTGCATAAAAAAAGCGGCTCAGGGCCGCTTAATGACTACAGATAAAAACCACTAACCTATATCGGCAGTTAAGGCCTGCTGCTCCGGCAAATGGATCAAGCGGCTGTGATCAAAATAAATTGAAAATTCGCTGCCTTTGCCCACTTTGGAATTGATCACCAACTCGGCATTATGGTGGTGCAATACATGCTTAACTATCGCCAGTCCCAGCCCGGAGCCGCCGGTATCTCGGGAGCGGGACTTATCCACCCGGTAAAAGCGCTCGGTCAGGCGATTGATATCTTCCGGACGAATACCGGGACCATCGTCCTTTACAGAGAAAATCCCCTTGTTGCCGTCCTGGCGCCAATGCACATGGATATTACCGTTCGCCTGGGTATAGGCAATCGCATTGGAAATCAGGTTGGCACAGGCACTTTTGATTTCGGTATCTATGCCGGTGATCCCCAGATTATCATCCAGTTCAAAACTGATCTTGTGCTGCTTTTCCTGATTCAGCCACCGGGCATCGTCAATCAGCTGGCTGATCAGCCTAGGCATTTCTATCGGGGTATTGGTCTCAACATCGGCCTGGATTTCCACCCGGGATAAAATAAGTAGCTGCTCCACCAGGCGGTCCATACGGGTTACCTGGGATTCTATGGTATTAAATGCCTGCAGCCAGTGGGGGTCCAGCGCATGTTCCGTGCCCTGGATCATCTCAACGTAACCCCGGACAACGGTCAACGGAGTTTTCAGCTCATGGGAAACATTGGCGACAAAGTCGCGCCGCATTTCTTCCAGGCGGTGGATGCGGCTGATATCCCGGGCCAGCAATAAAATTTGATCGCTGCCGTAAGCCATCAGCCTGAGCTCCAGCTGCAGTTCGTTATTGACCGGCGATACCAGCAGACAGGGAGCATCATAAACCCCGGTTTCCAGGTATTTGGCAAACTCAGGCGCTCTGAGCAGGTTGTCGATCCGCTGTCCGAGATCCCCCGGCCAACGTATACCCAGCAGGCGATGAGCTTTTTTATTGCCCCATTGTATGGTGAGGTCGTCCGCCAGCACCAGGGCGGCATCGGGTAAGGCCTCGGCGCCATCGCGAAAACGGCGGATGCGCTCATTCAGTGCTTTCTGCTTGTTTCGCTGCTGCCTGATCTGGCGGTATAAACCGTCATATATCCGTCCCCAGATCCCTTCCGACTGGGGCGGCGAAATGGCCTTACTTTTCCATAACCAGTCGATAAGTTTAAATAAATGATGATAGTGCCAGATCAATAACGCCAGGGTAGCGATCAATAGCGCCGGCAGTGCAACACCAAAAACAAAGCCCAGGGTTGCACTTAGCAATAAAACAAGCAGTAACCGGATAAAAACAGAACGCACGGATAAACGAAAATGCATAGGCCTAACTAGTTAACTTCCCGGAAAATCGGTAACCGGAGCCGCGTACCGTTTGAATAAAGTTTTCATGCCCATGGCCGGTGATCGCTTTACGCAAACGCCGGATATGCACATCCACGGTACGGTCTTCCACATAAACATTGGTGCCCCAGACATTGTCCAGCAGCTGCTCCCGGCTATAAACCCGCTCGGTATGGGTCATAAAAAAGTGTAATAGCCTGAACTCGGTCGGTCCCAGCTCCAGGTTAGTGTTGTTGATAGAAACCCGGTGTGCCACGGGATCGAGTTTCATGCCGTGGAATTCGATCGCTTCTTCCAGCGCCGTCGGCGACACCCGGCGGATCACAGCCTTAATACGGGCAATCAATTCTTTAGGGGAAAAAGGTTTAGTGACATAATCGTCGACACCGGCATCAAACCCCTTGACCTTGTCATCTTCATCGGTGCGCGCCGTTAACATAATAATAGGAATATTGCGGGTATATTCGTTGAGCTTTAAACTTTTCGCCAGCTTAACCCCGGTGCCGCCAGGCAGCATCCAGTCCAGCAAAATCAAATCAGGATAGGGCTCGCCGATTTTAGACATCGCCTGCTCATAATCCTGGGCTTCTATGGTATTGAAGCCGTTTTGCTCTAATACAAAGGTGATCATTTCCCTGATTGGTGCTTCGTCTTCAACAACCAAAATTTGTCGGTTCATACAAATTTCCTGATAAATTTTTATTTTTAAGCAAGTAATAGGCAAGTGCACAACACTAAGCGTTTTAACACTCTACAAGGCCATTGTGCTTAAATTAGATGACACTTTTATGACAAGGGATAAATTAGCGTAATAATTAACTAATAGCGGGCGTTACGCAAGCAAAAACGGGGCGTTTTGCGTTTTTAACGGCATTTGAGCACACAGGTTTAATCCGGATTCACGACTAAGGTCTTATAACGCCTAAAATTTCCCCATGTCTGCTGCCATGCACAAGTCACTAAGACAAACGGCAAAATGAGCTTTTGAAAAAGAACAGGATGAGCACCTTTAATCAACTTTACACAGCTTTCTCTTTTTTTGCACCTTTCTTAAACATTTGTCTCATATACTGCTTACACTCCCGGGAGCTTCCCGGTTATGTAAAAAACAAAAATGAGGCATATATGATGAAAATTTTCACTATAAAGCAACTTCCCCTGTTTGCCCTGGCATTATGCTCCCACCTGAGTTTAGCTTCAGGTAATGACTACGGGCAAAATGAACGCCACGAACGACGGGGACCGCCGCCATTTAGCCAGCTTGACCTGGATGGCGATAACGGCATAACGTTAGATGAATTTAGCCAACACCCGATCCCCCGAGGGGAGCATGAAACCGTTTTTAACCATATCGACAGCAACGGCGACGGCACTATCACAGAGACGGAACTCACCAGCCATAAACCGCCAAGAAAGCCAAGGAACAGCAATTAAACAAAAAGCATCAGCCTGTGGTTTGACTAAGGCCTGCCGTTAGCGCAGCTCCCGGTCAGGAACAGAAATAGAAAAGCCGCCATGGCCCGTCTCCTCCGTACAGGCAATGGCGGC
This genomic window from Thalassomonas viridans contains:
- a CDS encoding CBS domain-containing protein, translated to MSIADFMSTGLITLSMDDDLGKAKTIFDQHKIHHILVTDDKELVGIFTDRDLYKHLSPAIGTYKETHKDTAYLQKKIHLIMSRDLITCDASLPLNEAVVLFYDNHISCLPVVDKHHRPVGIITWRDIIKILAQQHKKRSE
- the ettA gene encoding energy-dependent translational throttle protein EttA, encoding MALPDKFIYSMHRVSKVVPPKRTILKDISLSFFPGAKIGVLGLNGAGKSTLLRIMAGVDTEFEGEAKALAGTNIGYLPQEPQLDEEKNVREVVEEAVSEVKNAIKRLDEVYAAYAEPDADFDALAKEQGELEDIINSQDGHNIDNALERAADALRLPAWEQKIANLSGGERRRVALCRLLLQKPDMLLLDEPTNHLDAESVAWLERFLHDYTGTVVAITHDRYFLDNVAGWILELDRGHGIPWEGNYSSWLEQKDQRLQQESKAESALQKTIKQELEWVRSNPKARQAKNKARMARFEELNSQEHQKRNETNELYIPPGPRLGDKVLDVNNLTKSFGDRVLIDDLSFSVPKGAIVGIIGANGAGKSTLFKMLSGAEQADSGQVELGETVKLASVDQFRDDMDGAKTVYQEISEGHDIIEIGNYQIPSRAYVSRFNFKGNDQQKFIKDLSGGERNRVHLAKLVKTGGNLLLLDEPTNDLDVETLRALEEALLDFPGCAMVISHDRWFLDRIATHILDYRDEGQVNFFEGNFTDYDEWLKKTLGPAAVEPHRIKYKKIG
- a CDS encoding PilZ domain-containing protein, which translates into the protein MENRRQFTRILFSIKAELAVENHTFPVSIHDISLNGALVTTPDCDHSLVNKLGTLNFTLGDGESEVTMHIAVVHQHDDETGLQCNAIDIDSITHLRRLVELNLGDEAQLNKELSQLSRYKPES
- a CDS encoding glycine cleavage system protein R — its product is MNYIVISFIGPDRPGLVDKLSNIINHHQGNWQTSSMHHLSGFFAGVLEVAVAEENHQALINALNDIPELKTQIETGHAAAASEQADIVLELTANDREGIIQEITSVIHRQGGNLLKLVSSQSPAAHTGQTMFKAKTQISVNQDAIDELISALENIADDLMVDISR
- a CDS encoding PstS family phosphate ABC transporter substrate-binding protein; its protein translation is MAFKRVLGVLGLAGMMSFSTLAVDENLPKYQKVSGVSGNLSSVGSDTLANMMTFWAEEFKRTYPNVNVQIQAAGSSTAPPALTEATSNIGPMSRKMKSREIEAFEKRYGYKPTAVRVAIDALAVFVHKDNPIEGLRIDQVDAIFSSNRKCGASEDVDRWGDLGLNGAWTGKDVQLYGRNSVSGTYGYFKKKALCKGDFKNTVNEQPGSASVVQSVSASLNGIGYSGIGYKTSGVRALPLSKKGDNYVEASMDNAISGKYPLSRYLYVYVNKHPNKPLSPMEAEFLKMILSKSGQKIVEKDGYIPLPAKVVTKEFKKLGLI
- the phoR gene encoding phosphate regulon sensor histidine kinase PhoR, with the protein product MHFRLSVRSVFIRLLLVLLLSATLGFVFGVALPALLIATLALLIWHYHHLFKLIDWLWKSKAISPPQSEGIWGRIYDGLYRQIRQQRNKQKALNERIRRFRDGAEALPDAALVLADDLTIQWGNKKAHRLLGIRWPGDLGQRIDNLLRAPEFAKYLETGVYDAPCLLVSPVNNELQLELRLMAYGSDQILLLARDISRIHRLEEMRRDFVANVSHELKTPLTVVRGYVEMIQGTEHALDPHWLQAFNTIESQVTRMDRLVEQLLILSRVEIQADVETNTPIEMPRLISQLIDDARWLNQEKQHKISFELDDNLGITGIDTEIKSACANLISNAIAYTQANGNIHVHWRQDGNKGIFSVKDDGPGIRPEDINRLTERFYRVDKSRSRDTGGSGLGLAIVKHVLHHHNAELVINSKVGKGSEFSIYFDHSRLIHLPEQQALTADIG
- the phoB gene encoding phosphate regulon transcriptional regulator PhoB; translation: MNRQILVVEDEAPIREMITFVLEQNGFNTIEAQDYEQAMSKIGEPYPDLILLDWMLPGGTGVKLAKSLKLNEYTRNIPIIMLTARTDEDDKVKGFDAGVDDYVTKPFSPKELIARIKAVIRRVSPTALEEAIEFHGMKLDPVAHRVSINNTNLELGPTEFRLLHFFMTHTERVYSREQLLDNVWGTNVYVEDRTVDVHIRRLRKAITGHGHENFIQTVRGSGYRFSGKLTS
- a CDS encoding EF-hand domain-containing protein, encoding MMKIFTIKQLPLFALALCSHLSLASGNDYGQNERHERRGPPPFSQLDLDGDNGITLDEFSQHPIPRGEHETVFNHIDSNGDGTITETELTSHKPPRKPRNSN